The following coding sequences lie in one Stegostoma tigrinum isolate sSteTig4 chromosome 31, sSteTig4.hap1, whole genome shotgun sequence genomic window:
- the LOC125466303 gene encoding phosphoethanolamine/phosphocholine phosphatase-like, producing the protein MKKFLIVFDFDETIIQHNSDHVILKCNPDKNLPEELLQPPEDGYWTEYTSKILQYLCEKGVKEESMRKILAETPLTKEMLTLFQFLRESSDFFECIIISDANTFFINSILQANDLSNVFQKIYTNPACHDNGNMFVINPYHSHMCQQCPINMCKRQILHDHLVERTNEEGEFEKIFYVGDGNNDFCPSVVLTATDVVFPRKNYPLHRLISEIKMTEPSAFQAEVVPWESAEDILLFLQDCTGK; encoded by the coding sequence ATGAAGAAGTTTCTGATTGTATTTGATTTTGATGAAACCATCATTCAACACAACTCTGATCATGTCATCCTGAAATGTAATCCTGACAAAAATCTTCCAGAAGAATTACTGCAACCCCCTGAAGATGGGTATTGGACTGAGTATACGAGCAAGATCCTCCAGTACCTGTGTGAAAAGGGTGTCAAGGAAGAAAGCATGAGAAAGATTCTAGCTGAAACTCCACTAACTAAAGAGATGTTAACCCTATTTCAGTTTCTGAGAGAGTCTtcagatttttttgaatgcattattatctctgatgccaacaCCTTTTTTATCAATAGCATTCTTCAAGCAAATGACCTAAGCAATGTATTCCAGAAAATATACACAAATCCTGCATGTCATGACAACGGAAATATGTTTGTGATAAATCCTTACCATTCCCACATGTGTCAGCAGTGCCCCATCAATATGTGCAAAAGACAGATCTTGCACGATCACTTGGTAGAACGCACTAATGAGGAAGGTGAATTTGAGAAGATCTTCTATGTTGGCGATGGCAACAATGACTTCTGCCCTTCCGTAGTCTTGACAGCAACAGATGTTGTCTTTCCAAGGAAGAACTATCCTTTGCATCGGTTGATCTCTGAGATCAAAATGACAGAACCCTCTGCATTTCAAGCTGAAGTGGTTCCATGGGAGTCTGCAGAAGatatattgcttttccttcaagATTGCACAGGGAAATAG